TGCGGTGGTCCGAAGATGTTGCGCACCGTGCGCAGGTGCTCGCCCCGGTCGTGCGCCTCGACCGCGACGCCCAGCCGGTCGCGCAGCAGCGCGGCGCACCGGCGCTCCACCGGGTCGTCGAGCCCGACGGCGCCGCCGGCGTCGCACCGGTCGAGGAGCCCGAGCGTGCGGCGAGCCAGGTCGGCCTGGGCCGCCGCACCGTCGGGCGAGAGGTCGGGCAACCCGTCCTCGTGCTCGCGCAGCCCGAGGCTGCTGCTGACGAGCGGGTCGAGGACCGCCAGGTCCGCGACGTAGGTGTCCGCGATGCGGCGGGGCGTGGTCGTGTCTCCCGAGAGCATGGGGTCCATCCTGCCGGGTCCCCCTGACGGGCGGGGTGCGCGCTCCGGGCGCCGGGGGTGTTCACTGCTCCCCATGGGCCTCGTTCTGGTGCGTCACGGTGAGACCGCGTGGAGCCGGGAGGGCAAGCACACCTCCGTCACCGACCTGCCGTTGACCGCGACCGGCGAGGAGCAGGCGCGCAGCCTCGCGCCCCGGCTCGCGGCGCTCGACATCGTGGCCGCCCGCGTGAGCCCGCGGCTCCGCGCGCGCCGCACCGCCGAGCTGATCGGCTTCGCCGACGCCGAGGTCGACGACCGCCTCGTGGAGTGGTCCTACGGCGAGCTCGAGGGCCGCCGCACCGTCGAGATCCGCGAGGAGCGGCCCGGGTGGACGATCTGGGACGGCCCCGTCCCGGGTGGCGAGACCGCCGCCGAGGTGGCGGCCCGCTGCGACGCGGTCATCGCGGACGCCGTCGCGACGCTCGAGCGGGTCGCCGAGGAGCGGGGCGGCGACGTGCCGGGCGAGGGGCTGGGTCCCGAGGTGCTGCTCGTCGCCCACGGCCACCTGCTCCGGGCGCTGACCGCCCGCTGGCTCGGGCTGGACGTCGCCGACGGCCGTCTCTTCCGTCTCGACACCGCCCGCCTCACCGAGCTGGGCCACGAGCGCGAGCAGCGCGTGCTGCGCCGCTGGAACGCTTGACGCCTCGCGGGCCGGACCCGCACGGTAGGCCCCATGCTCGTCGCGGGATGCCCCCGGTGCACGTCGCCGGTCACCGAGTGGGAGGGCACGTGGGCGTGTGACGTCCACGGTCCGACGCCGCCGTTGCTGCGCCCGCCGGAGGTCTCGTACGACGCGTTCGCCCACCACCTGCGTCGTACCCCGGGGTTCCCCACCTACCTGCCGTGGCCCCTCGGCCCGGCCTGGCACGTCAGCGACTTCGCGCTCGTCGAGATCGCGGACGAGGGGGAGGCCCCCCGTCCCGGGGCCACGCTGACCTGCGCGAGCGGGGTCAGCGCGCTCGACGGCCCGGTCGAGGTGATGGTGGTCGCCGAGGAGCCCGGGATCGGCCTGGGCGCCCGCTGCGCCGGGACGACCGGGCCCGACCCGGGCGACGACGTCGGCCGGGGCACGCCCGACGTGCGGGTGCGGATCGGGCAGCAGACCGTGCCCCTGTGGACCGTCTCGACCAGCGGGGCCGACGACCGCTTCGACCGCTCCGTGGTGGCGGGGGAGGCCGAGGGGCGCTGGCTCTGGCTGGTGCTGCGGCCCGCCTCGGCGATCCTCCTGCTCCGCGACGACTGGATCCTCCAGGACCTGTCGGGGGTGGGCCCGCCGCTGGTGGAGCTGCCCTTCGGGGGCGAGCGCCCGGTCTGGTGACGCGGCGGCCTAGAGTCGCCCCCGTGCGCATCGACCTGCACGCCCACACCTGCATGAGCGACGGCACCGACACCCCGTCGGAGCTCGTGCGCGCGGCCGTGGCCGCTGGTCTCGACGTCGTGGCGATCACCGACCACGACACCAGCGTGGGCTGGGACGAGGCGGTCGCCGCCGCGGAGGCGGCGGGCATCGGCCTGGTCCGCGGCATGGAGATCAGCACCCGCTTCCGCGGTCGGGGGGTGCACCTGCTCGGCTACCTGCCCGACCCGACCCACCCCGGCCTCCTCGGCGAGCTGCGGGCGGTGCTCGACGGCCGCGACGCGCGGGTCCCGGCGATGGTCGCGCGGCTCCGGGACCTCGGTCTCGACGTGACCGTCGAGGGGGTACGGCGCCTCGCCGGCCCCACCGCGGCCGTCGGACGCCCCCACGTGGCGGACGCCCTGGTGGCGAAGGGCTACGTCGCGTCGCGGGGCGAGGCCTTCGACCGCTACCTGAGCCCCGGTCGCGTCGCCTACGCCAGCCGCGCCGCGGGCGACCTGGAGACGATGCTGGCCGCGCTCCGCGCCGCCGGCGGGGTCGGCGTCGTGGCCCACCCGTGGGGCCGCCACGACCCCGGCGTCCTCGACCACGACGGCCTGGCCCACCTCGCGGACCTCGGGCTCGTCGGCATCGAGGTCGACCACCAGGACCACGACCGCGCCTCCCGCGCCGAGCTCCGCGAGATCGCCCGGTCCCTGGGGCTGGTCGTGACGGGATCGAGCGACTACCACGGCCGCGGGAAGGTCGACCACGACCTGGGCTGCAACCTGACGGCGCCCGAGGAGCTCGAGCGCCTGCTCGACGCCGCGGCCGCCTCGGCCCGCGCCGCCGGACGCGACGTGCCGGCGATGATCTGGCCCCGCTCGCCGGTGTAACGCGGTGTCCGTGCTACTTCACCCGCGGTCGACCACGTGTGCAGTAGCACGGACACCGCGTTACACGAGGAGGACCTACTGCCGCCCGAGCCGCTGCGCGCGCTGCAGCAGGCCGGACGGCACGAGGCGCGCCGCCCCGACCAGCACCCGGTAGCGCTTCGAGGGCACCACGAGCGCCCGTCCCGACTGCACCGCGTCGAACGTGGCGTCGACGACGTCGTCCACCTCGAGCCACAGCGCCTTCGGGGCCGACGTCTGCTCGACCCCCATCCGCCCGTGGAACTCGGTGCGCACGAACCCCGGGCACACGGTGGTGATGCGCACGCCCGACGGCCCGTACTCCTGCGCCGCCCAGAGGCCGAAGCGGTTCACCCAGGCCTTCGCCGCGCCGTACGTGCCCCGGGGGAGGAACGCGGCGACGCTCGAGACGTTGACGACCGTGCCCGAGCCGCGCTCCACCATGGGGCCCAGCGCCGCGTGGGTGAGCCGCAGGACGGCCGTGACGAGCACGTCGAGCATGGCCTGCTCGGCCTCGAGGTCGTTGTCGAGGAACCGCCCCTTCAGGCCGAAGCCGGCGTTGTTGACGAGCCACTCGACGGGGCGCTCGGGGTCCGCCAGCCGCGCAGCGACGCGGTCGAGGTCGGCGCGGTCGACGAGGTCGGCGGCGAGGGTCTCGACGTCGACCCCGTGCTGCGTGCGCAGGTCCGCCGCGACGTCGGCGAGCCGGTCCTCGTCGCGGGCGACGAGGACCAGGTCGAACCCGCGGGCGGCGAGCCGGTGGGCGTAGCCCGCGCCGATGCCGGCGGTGCCGCCGGTGACCAGGGCGACGGGACGGGGGCCCGGGCGGGAGGGGGCAGCGGGAGCACTCATGCGGCCATAATGCCCGTCACCTCCGCCGACGTGTGCTCCTCGTGCATGATGGGGCGCCATGGGCACCGTTCTCGCGATCGCGAAC
This Nocardioides alkalitolerans DNA region includes the following protein-coding sequences:
- a CDS encoding histidine phosphatase family protein; protein product: MGLVLVRHGETAWSREGKHTSVTDLPLTATGEEQARSLAPRLAALDIVAARVSPRLRARRTAELIGFADAEVDDRLVEWSYGELEGRRTVEIREERPGWTIWDGPVPGGETAAEVAARCDAVIADAVATLERVAEERGGDVPGEGLGPEVLLVAHGHLLRALTARWLGLDVADGRLFRLDTARLTELGHEREQRVLRRWNA
- a CDS encoding SDR family NAD(P)-dependent oxidoreductase gives rise to the protein MSAPAAPSRPGPRPVALVTGGTAGIGAGYAHRLAARGFDLVLVARDEDRLADVAADLRTQHGVDVETLAADLVDRADLDRVAARLADPERPVEWLVNNAGFGLKGRFLDNDLEAEQAMLDVLVTAVLRLTHAALGPMVERGSGTVVNVSSVAAFLPRGTYGAAKAWVNRFGLWAAQEYGPSGVRITTVCPGFVRTEFHGRMGVEQTSAPKALWLEVDDVVDATFDAVQSGRALVVPSKRYRVLVGAARLVPSGLLQRAQRLGRQ
- a CDS encoding PHP domain-containing protein, which gives rise to MRIDLHAHTCMSDGTDTPSELVRAAVAAGLDVVAITDHDTSVGWDEAVAAAEAAGIGLVRGMEISTRFRGRGVHLLGYLPDPTHPGLLGELRAVLDGRDARVPAMVARLRDLGLDVTVEGVRRLAGPTAAVGRPHVADALVAKGYVASRGEAFDRYLSPGRVAYASRAAGDLETMLAALRAAGGVGVVAHPWGRHDPGVLDHDGLAHLADLGLVGIEVDHQDHDRASRAELREIARSLGLVVTGSSDYHGRGKVDHDLGCNLTAPEELERLLDAAAASARAAGRDVPAMIWPRSPV